A genomic segment from Thiohalorhabdus sp. Cl-TMA encodes:
- a CDS encoding cytochrome c1 has protein sequence MKNWIAAIVMGFVALPGLAQAAGGEADLMHMEVDYSKETLRDGAKTFMNNCLGCHSAKYYRLKNLVDDLGMSKTMVEDKLMYGLTDVNQHMMSAMSQEQGTDWFGAAPPDLSLTSRVQGTDWIYTYLLRFYKDDGAATGWNNHVFPEVSMPNVLYHMTEQAPGYYAAMPKPHHGEGEAEYPEVPEKLDQKVQNLVSFMAYLGDPSVLARHSMGPWVLLFLAVLGVLTYLVKKEYWRDIH, from the coding sequence ATGAAGAACTGGATCGCAGCTATCGTGATGGGCTTCGTCGCCCTTCCGGGCCTGGCGCAGGCCGCTGGCGGCGAGGCGGATCTCATGCACATGGAGGTGGACTACTCCAAGGAGACCTTGCGGGACGGCGCCAAGACCTTCATGAATAACTGCCTGGGCTGTCACTCCGCCAAGTACTACCGCCTCAAGAACCTGGTGGACGACCTCGGCATGTCCAAGACCATGGTCGAGGACAAGCTCATGTACGGGCTCACCGACGTCAATCAGCACATGATGTCGGCCATGTCGCAGGAGCAGGGGACCGACTGGTTCGGCGCGGCGCCGCCGGATCTGTCCCTGACCTCCCGGGTCCAGGGCACCGACTGGATCTACACCTACCTCCTGCGGTTCTATAAGGATGACGGCGCGGCCACCGGCTGGAACAACCATGTGTTCCCCGAGGTCAGTATGCCCAACGTCCTGTACCACATGACCGAGCAGGCCCCCGGCTACTACGCCGCCATGCCCAAGCCGCATCATGGCGAGGGCGAGGCCGAATATCCGGAAGTGCCCGAGAAGCTCGATCAGAAGGTGCAGAACCTGGTGTCCTTCATGGCCTATCTGGGCGATCCCTCGGTCCTGGCCAGGCATTCCATGGGCCCCTGGGTGCTGCTCTTCCTTGCCGTGCTGGGCGTTCTCACCTATCTGGTGAAGAAGGAGTACTGGCGGGATATCCACTAG
- a CDS encoding AAA family ATPase, which yields MPQLYIRTLGRMAVLRDGEPLPGLGEGKVAALLAYLAVERGQPHERERLAGLFWPEQPGSRARNNLRQSLHQLRRILEGVEAIRSDQRTVRFDPQGDVTVDAAYLEAPLPECTDPDRPFYYAGPFLDGIRLGNGMEELESWLRAVRERFHKRAAAYMERLADCCRTLGRPQDALHYAGRLVEVDPWHEGGHRLIMELLAEQGRREDALVHYHSLADLLGRELGVAPEEETQRLRDRLRGAGSGEVGASEVPVRATHPPPGRVRIAVLACRVTFPGERDPEAAAARIAPMARAVDRVAKRYGARVIRPHGGNFLIYFGLGEDREWMAVHAVRTALQLLEESGEGGAEMEPPFDMRLAVHMGATVQFDAGPEEPDASGMVTGPAWAAAAHAGPGTVLATEPVRRAVREFFQFHETEIRVQDPQAPSSEGSWGLRAVEAERASGGWETAGRLVGRDRELDWLTKCWRDVEGGRGRAVLLRGEAGIGKTRLVRAMAERLSGRTGTVREYRCLPMHQDDPYHPFTAGAFPELLGLGESDDAATRITKIERFLAGYPRVPRQGPYLLGRLFGLPVEAHYPDPGLTPAEEGRRLREVILEVAFSRDREGPQVLVVEDLHWADPSTLAVLERMVHRLTTEPLFLVLTARRMPEWQLSAGEAVELLDIPPLEEAQVVSLIACATGERHPPERLCRSVQEWSDGIPLFALELLREIREAPPPERSMPSMPETLEDIFGARLSRLPERGPLIQLAATIGRDFPASLLAHAAGLSRGELDAALADLDREGILGPIDASGGNRLQFQHVLLQEAAYRSQLHERRRANHAAVAAAIEAHHPDIEKSQPAWLAHHLTEGGRAGDALPPWLQAARQAWRQVANAEAVDLCLKGLEAARTSAADTGPKERELLLILGRARMALRGYSAPEVEAAFRGALDLCAPGAARGDRFQALWGLWLGAATREGHAHALEIAEELQSLAAKLGPPYGGAADYAVGCTAYWLGDLQRVETAARRGAGRESQPDGLEDPLAGRDRVARFGLDPAALSLCYLALAYWHFGYPETAVTVSRDALEVAEAHGHPYSLGAVLAYCMAIAFLRQDVAEVRRFVRRMEQLGDSAGGPIHWGWAWLHASWADAVEGWETATGPLVEGTENMCRGAAGMGATALNRMAEALALLGRDAEARAVVARGLDSATAVGDRVTVPELLLTRGRIRAREEPEAAEQDLRRALTLAGEMGSVGYGARIGSLLGRLLLGQGREGEARRLAAPLHNGLKEGRDGLETGCLGRLL from the coding sequence TTGCCCCAGCTGTATATCCGGACGCTCGGCCGCATGGCCGTGCTCCGTGACGGAGAGCCACTGCCCGGCCTCGGGGAGGGCAAGGTCGCCGCGCTCCTCGCCTATCTGGCGGTGGAGCGGGGGCAGCCGCACGAGCGGGAGCGGCTCGCCGGTCTTTTCTGGCCCGAGCAGCCCGGGAGCAGGGCGCGGAACAATCTCCGTCAATCCCTGCACCAGCTGCGGCGGATTCTGGAAGGCGTGGAGGCGATAAGAAGCGATCAGCGGACGGTACGATTCGATCCGCAAGGAGACGTGACGGTGGACGCCGCGTACCTGGAGGCGCCGCTTCCGGAGTGCACGGATCCCGACCGGCCTTTCTACTACGCGGGGCCTTTCCTGGACGGGATCCGCCTCGGCAACGGCATGGAGGAGCTCGAGTCGTGGCTTCGTGCCGTGCGGGAGCGGTTCCACAAGCGCGCGGCCGCTTATATGGAACGATTGGCCGACTGCTGCCGTACCCTCGGCCGGCCGCAGGACGCCCTGCATTACGCCGGACGCTTGGTGGAGGTGGATCCGTGGCACGAGGGGGGGCACCGGCTCATCATGGAGCTCCTGGCGGAGCAGGGCAGGCGGGAGGATGCCCTGGTGCACTACCATAGCCTGGCGGATCTGCTCGGGCGGGAGCTGGGTGTCGCCCCCGAAGAGGAGACGCAAAGGCTCCGCGACAGGCTACGCGGGGCGGGGTCTGGGGAAGTAGGCGCGTCTGAGGTACCTGTCAGGGCGACTCATCCGCCGCCGGGCAGGGTCCGGATCGCGGTGCTTGCGTGCCGCGTCACCTTCCCCGGCGAGCGGGATCCGGAAGCGGCGGCGGCCCGGATCGCCCCCATGGCCCGGGCGGTGGACCGGGTGGCGAAGCGCTACGGAGCGCGGGTTATCCGCCCTCACGGCGGGAATTTCCTCATCTATTTCGGCCTCGGGGAGGATCGCGAGTGGATGGCGGTACATGCCGTCCGGACCGCCCTGCAGCTGCTGGAGGAGAGCGGCGAGGGCGGGGCGGAAATGGAGCCCCCGTTCGATATGCGGCTAGCGGTTCATATGGGGGCGACGGTCCAATTCGACGCCGGTCCGGAAGAGCCGGACGCTTCCGGCATGGTGACCGGACCGGCGTGGGCGGCGGCGGCTCACGCCGGTCCCGGAACGGTGCTTGCTACCGAGCCCGTGCGGCGTGCGGTCAGGGAATTTTTCCAGTTCCACGAGACGGAGATCCGCGTTCAGGATCCCCAGGCCCCCTCCTCGGAGGGCTCCTGGGGCCTGCGCGCGGTGGAGGCTGAGCGAGCCAGCGGCGGCTGGGAGACGGCCGGTCGGTTGGTGGGAAGGGACCGCGAGCTGGACTGGCTCACCAAATGCTGGCGTGACGTGGAGGGGGGACGGGGACGGGCGGTTCTGCTACGCGGGGAGGCCGGGATCGGCAAAACCCGGCTGGTGCGGGCCATGGCCGAACGGCTGAGCGGCCGGACGGGGACTGTACGGGAATACCGCTGCCTGCCCATGCACCAGGACGATCCTTACCATCCCTTCACCGCCGGCGCTTTTCCCGAGCTGCTCGGGCTCGGCGAGTCGGACGACGCTGCGACGCGGATCACCAAAATAGAGCGCTTTCTGGCCGGTTACCCGAGGGTGCCCCGCCAGGGCCCCTATCTGCTGGGCCGGCTTTTCGGACTCCCCGTGGAAGCGCATTATCCGGACCCGGGGCTGACGCCGGCGGAGGAGGGCAGGCGGCTTCGGGAGGTGATCCTGGAGGTGGCCTTCTCCCGGGACCGGGAGGGGCCGCAGGTGCTGGTGGTAGAGGATCTCCACTGGGCCGATCCGTCCACGCTGGCGGTGCTGGAGCGCATGGTTCATCGCCTGACGACGGAGCCGCTCTTCCTCGTCCTGACAGCGCGCCGGATGCCGGAGTGGCAGCTTTCCGCGGGAGAGGCCGTGGAGCTTCTGGACATCCCGCCCCTGGAAGAGGCGCAGGTGGTTTCCCTGATCGCCTGCGCCACCGGCGAGCGCCATCCTCCGGAGCGCCTGTGCCGCAGCGTACAGGAATGGAGCGACGGGATCCCGCTATTCGCGCTGGAGCTGCTGCGGGAGATCCGGGAAGCACCGCCTCCGGAACGCTCCATGCCCTCCATGCCGGAGACCCTGGAAGACATCTTCGGCGCGCGCCTCAGCCGCCTTCCGGAACGGGGTCCGCTCATCCAGCTGGCCGCCACCATCGGCCGGGATTTCCCCGCCTCCCTGCTGGCCCATGCCGCGGGCCTTTCCAGGGGGGAGCTGGACGCGGCCCTGGCGGATCTGGACCGGGAAGGCATCCTGGGCCCCATCGACGCCAGCGGGGGCAACCGGCTCCAGTTCCAGCACGTGCTGCTGCAGGAGGCCGCCTACCGCAGCCAGCTCCACGAGCGGCGGCGGGCCAATCACGCCGCCGTCGCCGCGGCCATAGAAGCCCATCATCCCGACATTGAAAAGAGTCAGCCGGCCTGGCTCGCCCATCACCTGACAGAGGGGGGTAGGGCGGGAGACGCCCTTCCCCCCTGGCTCCAGGCCGCCCGGCAGGCCTGGCGGCAGGTGGCCAATGCCGAGGCAGTGGATCTATGTCTCAAGGGGCTGGAGGCGGCGCGGACCTCCGCGGCGGATACCGGACCCAAGGAGCGGGAATTGCTGTTGATCCTGGGCCGGGCCCGGATGGCACTGCGCGGTTACAGTGCCCCGGAGGTGGAGGCGGCCTTCCGGGGGGCGCTGGACCTCTGCGCACCCGGCGCGGCCCGGGGCGATCGTTTCCAGGCCCTTTGGGGGCTGTGGCTCGGGGCGGCCACCCGCGAGGGGCACGCTCACGCGCTGGAGATCGCCGAGGAGCTGCAATCCCTGGCGGCCAAGCTGGGACCGCCCTACGGCGGTGCCGCCGACTATGCGGTGGGCTGCACCGCCTACTGGCTGGGGGACCTGCAGAGGGTCGAGACCGCGGCGCGGCGCGGCGCTGGGCGGGAGAGCCAGCCGGACGGCCTGGAGGATCCTCTGGCTGGACGAGACCGCGTGGCCCGCTTCGGCCTCGACCCTGCGGCCTTGAGCCTGTGTTATCTGGCCCTCGCCTATTGGCACTTTGGTTATCCGGAGACGGCGGTTACGGTCAGCCGGGACGCATTGGAGGTGGCCGAGGCCCACGGTCACCCCTATTCCCTGGGGGCCGTGCTTGCCTATTGCATGGCGATAGCATTCCTCCGCCAGGATGTGGCGGAGGTCCGCAGGTTTGTCCGGCGGATGGAGCAGCTCGGGGATTCCGCGGGGGGGCCTATCCATTGGGGCTGGGCCTGGCTTCATGCCTCCTGGGCGGATGCGGTGGAAGGCTGGGAGACGGCGACGGGCCCGCTGGTGGAGGGCACTGAGAACATGTGCCGGGGCGCCGCGGGCATGGGAGCGACGGCACTGAACCGCATGGCGGAAGCCCTGGCGCTCCTCGGTCGCGACGCGGAAGCGCGGGCCGTGGTGGCCCGTGGGCTGGATTCGGCCACAGCGGTGGGGGATCGGGTCACCGTGCCCGAGCTGCTCCTGACGCGTGGGCGGATCCGGGCGCGGGAGGAGCCGGAGGCGGCCGAGCAGGACCTGCGTCGGGCCCTGACCCTGGCCGGGGAGATGGGCTCCGTTGGCTACGGGGCCCGCATCGGGAGCCTGCTGGGACGGCTCCTGCTCGGCCAGGGCAGGGAGGGGGAGGCGAGGCGGCTGGCGGCCCCGCTCCATAACGGCCTGAAGGAGGGCCGGGACGGATTGGAAACGGGCTGCCTGGGCCGCCTGCTGTGA
- a CDS encoding TrpB-like pyridoxal phosphate-dependent enzyme, with protein MQTKILLEENEIPRHWYNVVADMPNPPAPPLGPDGNPVGPEALSAIFPQRVIEQEVATDRWIEIPEPVREAYALWRPAPLYRAHRLEAALGTPARIYYKYEGVSPAGSHKPNSAIAQAYYNKREGFTRLATETGAGQWGSSLAFAGEMFGLDVRVYMVKVSYEQKPFRRSMMQTWGAEVLPSPTDRTEAGRKALAEDPENPGSLGLAISEAVEDAAGREDTNYALGSVLNHVLLHQTVIGLEAKKQFDKVGDYPDMVFAPCGGGSNFGGAAFPFLADKASGKEVRLVAVEPTSCPTLTRGHYAYDFGDSQGLTPLTLMYTLGHDFMPPSIHAGGLRYHGDSALVSQLYNEGLLEAVAVPQVETFRAGVTFARAEGIIPAPETNHAIRACMDEALRCKESGEEKTLFFNLSGHGHFDMAAYDKYFSGALENYEYPAEAIDAALHRLPKVRGG; from the coding sequence GTGCAGACCAAGATCCTCCTCGAAGAGAACGAGATCCCCCGCCATTGGTACAACGTGGTGGCCGACATGCCCAATCCGCCCGCTCCGCCGCTCGGACCGGACGGCAATCCGGTGGGGCCGGAGGCACTGTCGGCGATCTTCCCGCAGCGGGTCATCGAGCAGGAGGTGGCCACGGACCGCTGGATCGAGATCCCCGAGCCGGTGCGCGAGGCCTATGCGCTGTGGCGGCCGGCCCCCCTGTACCGCGCCCACCGCCTGGAGGCCGCGCTGGGGACGCCGGCGCGCATCTATTACAAGTACGAAGGCGTCAGCCCCGCCGGCTCGCACAAGCCCAATTCCGCCATCGCCCAGGCCTACTACAACAAGCGGGAAGGCTTCACCCGGCTGGCCACCGAGACCGGCGCCGGTCAGTGGGGCTCCTCACTGGCCTTCGCCGGCGAGATGTTCGGCCTGGACGTACGCGTCTACATGGTCAAGGTGAGCTACGAGCAGAAGCCCTTCCGGCGCTCCATGATGCAGACCTGGGGCGCCGAAGTCCTCCCCAGCCCCACCGACCGGACCGAGGCCGGCCGCAAGGCCCTGGCCGAGGATCCGGAAAACCCCGGATCGCTGGGCCTGGCCATCTCCGAGGCAGTGGAGGACGCCGCGGGGCGCGAGGACACCAACTACGCCCTGGGCTCCGTGCTCAATCACGTGCTCCTGCACCAGACGGTGATCGGCCTGGAGGCCAAGAAGCAGTTCGACAAGGTGGGCGACTACCCGGACATGGTCTTCGCCCCATGCGGCGGCGGCTCCAACTTCGGCGGCGCGGCCTTCCCCTTCCTGGCCGACAAAGCGTCCGGCAAGGAGGTCCGGCTGGTGGCGGTGGAGCCCACATCCTGCCCCACCCTAACCCGCGGCCACTACGCCTATGACTTCGGTGATTCCCAGGGCCTGACGCCGCTGACCCTCATGTACACCCTGGGCCACGACTTCATGCCGCCGTCCATCCATGCCGGCGGCCTGCGTTATCACGGCGATTCGGCCCTGGTGTCCCAGCTCTACAACGAGGGCCTCCTCGAGGCCGTCGCCGTGCCCCAGGTGGAGACTTTCCGGGCCGGCGTCACCTTCGCCCGGGCGGAGGGCATCATCCCCGCCCCGGAGACCAACCACGCCATCCGGGCCTGCATGGACGAGGCGCTGCGCTGCAAGGAGAGCGGTGAGGAAAAGACCCTGTTTTTCAACCTCTCCGGCCATGGCCATTTCGACATGGCGGCCTACGACAAGTACTTCTCGGGTGCCCTGGAGAACTACGAGTATCCCGCCGAGGCCATCGACGCCGCCCTGCACCGCCTGCCCAAGGTGCGCGGGGGCTGA
- a CDS encoding YhjD/YihY/BrkB family envelope integrity protein, producing the protein MGNLLRSLYQFVWETDPGSRRPRRAAVRVLRLLHVLGREVVWEGRIPDQATSLVYTTLLALVPLLAVGFSVLKGFGLHTEVYPLLAGAFEPLGEAGTRMAERLMGFVEDVNVGVLGAVGVVFLLYTAISLAQKIEDALNELWAVRRLRGYVQRIVGYLSIITVGPLLAVGSLALSASVLGSERVQALIAIGPLGAVITFFLTILPYLLVILAFTFVYLIIPNARVEVKAAFIGGLVAGVLWETVGWIFGAMAVGSTRYSAVYSSLAILVVFMIWVFQSWLILLFGARLAFYVQHPESLRRSGSTRISARLAERLALLMMARIVRDYLQGERLPWTSDQLAEWMEVPVQVVERIAEDLRKAGLLLATGGEPPGLVPGRSPERIPMRELMEAVRSAGGNEVVPPYRLPEDALVDRYMNACEQACEETLGRTTVVDLAGGPAAT; encoded by the coding sequence ATGGGGAACCTGCTTCGATCGCTGTACCAATTCGTCTGGGAGACCGATCCCGGCTCCCGGCGGCCGCGCCGCGCCGCGGTGCGCGTGCTGCGGCTGCTCCATGTGCTGGGGCGGGAGGTGGTATGGGAAGGCCGGATTCCCGACCAGGCCACCAGCCTGGTCTACACCACCCTGCTGGCCCTGGTGCCCCTGCTGGCGGTGGGCTTCTCGGTGCTCAAGGGCTTCGGGCTGCACACGGAGGTCTATCCCCTGCTGGCGGGGGCCTTCGAGCCCCTCGGGGAGGCCGGGACGCGCATGGCGGAACGGCTCATGGGCTTCGTGGAGGACGTGAACGTGGGCGTGCTGGGCGCGGTGGGGGTGGTATTCCTCCTGTATACGGCCATCTCCCTGGCGCAGAAGATCGAGGATGCCCTGAACGAGCTATGGGCGGTGCGCCGCCTGCGGGGCTACGTGCAGCGGATCGTCGGTTACCTGAGCATCATCACCGTGGGCCCGCTCCTGGCGGTGGGCTCTCTGGCCCTGTCCGCCTCGGTGCTGGGCAGCGAGCGGGTTCAGGCCCTCATCGCCATAGGCCCGCTGGGGGCCGTCATCACCTTCTTTCTGACCATCCTTCCCTATCTGCTGGTTATACTGGCCTTTACCTTCGTTTACCTCATCATTCCCAATGCGCGGGTGGAGGTGAAGGCGGCCTTCATCGGCGGGCTGGTGGCCGGGGTCCTCTGGGAGACGGTGGGCTGGATCTTCGGCGCCATGGCCGTGGGGTCCACGCGCTACTCCGCGGTCTATTCCAGCCTGGCCATCCTGGTGGTGTTCATGATCTGGGTATTCCAGAGCTGGCTGATCCTGCTGTTCGGGGCACGCCTGGCCTTCTATGTACAGCATCCCGAATCGCTGCGGCGCTCGGGCAGCACCCGCATAAGCGCCCGCCTCGCGGAGCGGCTGGCGCTGCTCATGATGGCCCGGATCGTCCGGGACTATCTCCAGGGCGAGCGCCTGCCCTGGACCTCCGACCAGCTGGCGGAATGGATGGAGGTGCCGGTGCAGGTGGTGGAGCGCATCGCCGAGGATCTCCGGAAGGCGGGACTCCTGCTCGCCACCGGGGGCGAGCCGCCGGGCCTCGTGCCCGGCCGCAGCCCCGAGCGCATCCCCATGCGCGAGCTCATGGAGGCGGTGCGGTCGGCGGGCGGAAACGAGGTGGTGCCGCCCTACCGCCTCCCCGAGGACGCTCTGGTGGACCGGTACATGAACGCCTGCGAGCAGGCCTGCGAGGAAACCCTCGGGCGGACCACCGTGGTGGACCTGGCAGGCGGGCCGGCCGCCACCTGA
- a CDS encoding YhjD/YihY/BrkB family envelope integrity protein, producing the protein MANRWERLVRKMNRILWEQEVAALPWHRRVLVRTAQILRALAIDLYDGRMTQLTTSLVYTTLLSLVPLLAFGFSVLTGLGMQNRLEPLLLGFLAPLGSESQDFANRILGFVGQIEVGVLGTVGLGFLLFTVGSLIYKIETGFNFIWDIREARSWPQSVSGYLSVIFGGPVLLFTATGMTAAVLDSPLFRVVSGLEPLGTLVTLVSQLIPYLLVIGAFTLFYLLVPNTPVPLVNAFTGGVVAGLLWQLSGWAFGTFVATSTNYTFIYSGFAIGLLFMIWLYLSWLILLVGARITFYFQHPEYLGQPDPGTPLRGRPRQRAALTAMFLLCRSFQRREPAWTLERLEARLGIPRNPLKGVLEDLHQAGLIAPTRDEPPAFLPAMDPYGITVKAVMDAVSLSPGKREPPRYRLRPHPVVNHVLERADRALEREFVDTSLGALVETGAEDGDQPRELGAG; encoded by the coding sequence ATGGCGAACCGCTGGGAGCGGCTTGTCCGCAAGATGAACCGGATCCTCTGGGAGCAGGAGGTGGCGGCCCTGCCCTGGCACCGCCGGGTTCTGGTACGGACGGCGCAGATCCTGCGCGCGCTGGCCATCGACCTCTACGACGGCCGCATGACCCAGCTCACCACCAGCCTGGTCTACACCACGCTGCTCTCCCTGGTGCCCTTGCTGGCCTTCGGCTTTTCGGTGCTCACCGGGCTCGGCATGCAGAACCGCCTGGAGCCGCTGCTGCTGGGCTTCCTCGCACCGCTCGGCTCGGAAAGCCAGGATTTCGCCAATCGCATCCTGGGCTTCGTGGGCCAGATCGAGGTGGGCGTGCTGGGCACGGTGGGGCTGGGCTTCCTGCTTTTCACGGTGGGGTCCCTGATCTACAAGATCGAGACCGGCTTCAATTTCATCTGGGACATCCGGGAGGCCCGGAGCTGGCCGCAGAGCGTAAGCGGCTACCTGAGCGTGATCTTCGGCGGCCCCGTCCTGCTGTTCACCGCCACCGGCATGACCGCCGCCGTCCTGGACTCCCCGCTGTTCCGGGTCGTTTCCGGGCTGGAGCCCCTGGGCACCCTGGTAACTCTGGTCTCCCAGCTGATTCCCTATCTGCTGGTGATCGGGGCCTTCACGCTGTTCTACCTGCTGGTGCCGAACACTCCGGTGCCCCTGGTCAACGCCTTTACCGGCGGCGTGGTGGCCGGACTGCTTTGGCAGCTATCCGGATGGGCCTTCGGCACCTTCGTGGCCACCTCCACCAACTACACCTTCATCTATTCGGGCTTCGCCATCGGCCTGCTGTTCATGATCTGGCTCTACCTGAGCTGGCTGATCCTGCTGGTGGGGGCCCGCATCACTTTCTACTTCCAGCACCCCGAGTACCTGGGCCAGCCCGACCCGGGCACCCCGCTACGCGGTCGGCCCCGTCAGCGCGCCGCGCTAACTGCCATGTTCCTGCTCTGCCGGAGCTTCCAGCGCCGGGAGCCGGCCTGGACCCTGGAACGGCTGGAGGCGCGTCTGGGCATTCCCCGCAATCCACTCAAGGGGGTGCTGGAGGACCTTCACCAGGCGGGCCTGATCGCGCCGACCCGGGACGAGCCCCCCGCCTTCCTGCCCGCCATGGACCCCTACGGCATCACCGTCAAGGCAGTCATGGACGCGGTTTCCCTGTCGCCGGGGAAGCGGGAGCCGCCGCGCTACCGCCTGCGCCCCCACCCGGTGGTGAATCACGTCCTGGAGCGGGCGGATCGGGCCCTGGAGCGTGAGTTCGTGGACACCAGCCTGGGGGCACTGGTGGAGACCGGAGCGGAGGATGGGGACCAGCCCCGGGAGCTCGGGGCTGGCTGA
- a CDS encoding CbbQ/NirQ/NorQ/GpvN family protein, translating to MVKKFIDKLRGVERDVIQGPEDGDAPFYAAQGDEIGFFRAAYDQRLPVMLKGPTGCGKTRFLEHVAHKLGRPLVTVSCHEDLTSSDLVGRFLLQGEETVWQDGPLTKAVKEGAICYLDEIVEARTDTTVVIHPLTDHRRQLPLDKKGQIIDAHEDFMLVISYNPGYQTVLKDLKPSTKQRFVGYSFDYPSEAVEREIVARESEGLDGDLLEKLVAAGRQARNLKDHGLDEVTSTRALVYAGQLIQAGMEPVEACRAAMVAPITDDPELSEALMEIVRAHFGAEATA from the coding sequence ATGGTCAAGAAGTTCATCGATAAACTGCGGGGCGTGGAGCGGGATGTGATCCAGGGCCCGGAGGACGGCGACGCGCCCTTCTACGCGGCCCAGGGCGACGAGATCGGATTCTTCCGAGCCGCCTATGACCAGCGCTTGCCGGTGATGCTCAAGGGCCCCACGGGCTGCGGCAAGACCCGCTTCCTGGAGCATGTGGCCCACAAGCTCGGCCGGCCGCTGGTCACCGTCTCCTGCCACGAGGACCTCACCAGCTCCGACCTGGTGGGCCGGTTCCTCCTGCAGGGCGAGGAAACCGTGTGGCAGGACGGGCCGCTCACCAAGGCGGTTAAGGAAGGTGCCATCTGTTACCTCGACGAGATCGTCGAGGCGCGCACCGACACCACGGTGGTGATCCACCCGCTCACCGACCATCGCCGCCAGCTGCCCCTGGACAAGAAGGGCCAGATCATCGACGCCCACGAGGACTTCATGCTGGTGATCTCCTACAACCCGGGGTATCAGACCGTGCTCAAGGACCTGAAGCCCTCCACCAAGCAGCGGTTCGTGGGCTACAGCTTCGACTATCCCTCGGAGGCGGTGGAGCGCGAGATCGTGGCCAGGGAGTCCGAGGGCCTGGACGGAGACCTGCTCGAGAAGCTGGTGGCCGCCGGCCGTCAGGCCCGCAACCTCAAGGATCACGGTCTCGACGAGGTGACCTCCACGCGCGCCCTGGTCTACGCCGGACAGCTCATCCAGGCCGGCATGGAGCCCGTGGAAGCCTGCCGCGCCGCCATGGTCGCCCCCATCACCGACGACCCGGAGCTGTCCGAGGCGCTGATGGAGATCGTGCGGGCCCACTTCGGCGCCGAGGCCACGGCGTAA